The following proteins are co-located in the Legionella busanensis genome:
- a CDS encoding HU family DNA-binding protein gives MNKSELVDAIASGTGLTKADTSRVLEMFMETVTDALKSGDQVVLPGFGSFSTGNRSEREGRNPQTGEKIKIKASRVARFKAGKSLKEAVQEA, from the coding sequence ATGAATAAGAGTGAATTGGTAGATGCAATTGCTAGCGGTACAGGCTTAACAAAAGCTGATACAAGTCGAGTTCTTGAAATGTTTATGGAAACTGTTACTGACGCGCTAAAGAGCGGTGACCAAGTTGTTTTACCAGGATTTGGCTCTTTCTCAACTGGTAATCGTTCCGAAAGAGAAGGTAGAAACCCACAAACGGGTGAAAAGATTAAGATTAAAGCATCTCGAGTAGCCAGGTTTAAAGCTGGTAAATCTCTCAAAGAAGCTGTACAGGAAGCGTGA
- the lon gene encoding endopeptidase La, protein MSNKNELITNDGVQSPLPVLPLRDVVVYPHMVIPLFVGREKSIKALEASMVENKQIFLVAQRKSSNDDPSANDVYTVGTVSSVLQLLKLPDGTVKVLVEGERRAYATQYSQEKGYLEAYLEPVEDVNTALTQQEIEIIMRSLMSQFEQYIKLNKKIPPEVLGSLASIEEPGRLADNIAAHLSLKVEDKQEVLEITDVGSRLERLMAALEGEIDLLHVEKRVRGRVKRQMEKSQREYYLNEQMKAIQKELGELGGEEGNEVEQMENAINKAGMPKEAKEKALSELQKLKMMSPMSAEATVIRNYLDWMLCVPWRKKNKIQFDLEKAEKLLDKEHYGLEKVKERITEYLAVQQRVKRIKGPILCLVGPPGVGKTSLGQSIANATGRTFIRIALGGVRDEAEIRGHRRTYIGSMPGKIIQKLCKAGVKNPLIMLDEVDKMAMDFRGDPASALLEVLDPEQNHTFSDHYLEVDYDLSDVMFIATANSLEIPAPLLDRMEVIRLPGYTEDEKVNIAVTYLVPKQIMLNGLKNDEITISEGAIHEIIRHYTREAGVRNLEREVASICRKVVKEILTSKRTKKVVVTRNNIEKYLGIKKFRYGLAEQYDQVGQVTGLAWTSVGGELLIIEASMMTGKGKVTHTGQLGEVMQESIQAAMTVVRGRSKSLHITDDFYDKKDFHIHVPEGATPKDGPSAGIGMCTALVSVLTQIPVRADVAMTGEITLRGQVLPIGGLKEKLLAAHRGGIKHVIIPEENKKDLDEIPDNVLRKLKVHPVKTIDQVLEIALSANPFQREGGLDENSTDEVKTLKKSENNDLQAH, encoded by the coding sequence CAACGCAAGTCATCGAATGATGACCCGTCAGCTAATGATGTTTATACCGTTGGCACTGTTTCCAGTGTCTTGCAATTATTAAAGCTGCCAGATGGAACGGTTAAAGTGTTAGTGGAAGGGGAAAGACGAGCCTATGCAACGCAATATTCACAAGAAAAAGGCTACCTAGAAGCATATTTAGAGCCTGTAGAGGATGTTAATACCGCATTAACGCAGCAAGAAATTGAAATAATAATGCGCTCTTTAATGTCTCAATTTGAGCAGTATATTAAATTAAATAAAAAAATACCGCCTGAAGTATTGGGCTCCCTTGCCAGCATTGAAGAACCAGGACGATTAGCAGATAACATCGCTGCGCACTTAAGTTTAAAAGTAGAAGATAAACAGGAAGTTTTAGAGATTACAGACGTAGGTTCGCGGCTTGAGCGTTTAATGGCAGCTCTTGAAGGCGAAATTGATTTGTTGCATGTTGAAAAACGCGTACGTGGCCGTGTTAAAAGACAAATGGAAAAGAGCCAGCGTGAGTATTATCTTAATGAACAAATGAAAGCCATTCAAAAAGAATTGGGCGAACTTGGCGGTGAAGAAGGTAATGAAGTTGAGCAGATGGAAAACGCTATTAATAAAGCGGGTATGCCTAAAGAAGCCAAAGAAAAAGCCTTATCAGAATTGCAAAAATTAAAAATGATGTCGCCTATGTCCGCGGAAGCGACAGTGATTCGCAATTATCTAGACTGGATGTTATGTGTGCCGTGGCGGAAAAAAAATAAGATTCAATTTGATTTAGAAAAAGCAGAAAAATTGCTTGATAAAGAACATTATGGCCTTGAAAAAGTTAAAGAACGGATTACTGAATACCTAGCCGTTCAGCAACGGGTAAAACGCATTAAAGGGCCTATTTTATGTCTAGTTGGGCCGCCAGGAGTAGGTAAAACATCTCTAGGTCAATCTATTGCTAATGCCACAGGTAGAACGTTTATTCGCATTGCGCTTGGGGGCGTGCGTGATGAGGCTGAAATACGTGGCCACCGCCGTACCTATATTGGTTCTATGCCTGGTAAAATTATTCAAAAGCTTTGTAAAGCTGGGGTGAAAAATCCTTTAATTATGCTTGACGAAGTTGATAAAATGGCAATGGATTTTAGAGGAGATCCGGCTTCAGCGTTATTAGAAGTGCTTGATCCAGAGCAAAATCATACCTTTAGTGATCATTATTTAGAGGTGGATTATGATCTAAGTGATGTCATGTTTATTGCGACTGCCAATTCTTTAGAAATTCCAGCACCGCTATTAGACAGAATGGAAGTAATCCGACTGCCAGGTTATACCGAGGATGAGAAAGTAAATATTGCGGTAACCTACTTAGTACCCAAGCAAATCATGCTAAACGGGTTAAAGAATGATGAAATAACGATTAGTGAAGGGGCAATTCATGAAATTATTCGTCATTATACTCGGGAGGCAGGGGTACGAAACCTCGAGCGTGAAGTTGCCAGTATTTGTCGTAAAGTTGTTAAAGAAATTTTAACCAGTAAACGTACTAAAAAAGTGGTTGTTACCCGAAACAATATCGAAAAATATCTTGGTATAAAGAAATTCCGCTATGGACTTGCTGAGCAATACGATCAGGTTGGTCAAGTAACGGGTCTAGCATGGACAAGCGTTGGTGGCGAATTATTAATTATTGAAGCCTCGATGATGACAGGTAAGGGTAAAGTGACTCATACTGGCCAATTAGGCGAGGTTATGCAGGAATCTATACAGGCAGCAATGACTGTTGTGCGCGGTCGTTCGAAATCATTGCATATTACAGATGATTTTTATGATAAAAAAGACTTCCATATTCATGTTCCCGAAGGTGCTACGCCAAAAGATGGTCCTAGTGCTGGTATTGGTATGTGTACGGCCCTTGTCTCTGTTTTAACACAAATTCCTGTGCGTGCTGATGTAGCGATGACCGGGGAAATTACGTTGCGTGGCCAAGTATTACCTATTGGCGGACTAAAAGAGAAATTATTAGCTGCGCACCGGGGTGGTATTAAACATGTCATTATCCCAGAAGAGAATAAAAAAGACCTTGATGAGATTCCAGATAATGTACTTCGCAAGCTGAAAGTACATCCTGTAAAAACAATTGATCAGGTCCTAGAAATCGCTCTGAGCGCGAATCCTTTCCAAAGAGAGGGTGGTTTGGATGAAAATAGCACAGACGAAGTAAAAACTCTCAAAAAAAGTGAAAATAATGATTTACAGGCTCATTAA